In a single window of the Pongo abelii isolate AG06213 chromosome 1, NHGRI_mPonAbe1-v2.0_pri, whole genome shotgun sequence genome:
- the UBE2Q1 gene encoding ubiquitin-conjugating enzyme E2 Q1 gives MQQPQPQGQQQPGPGQQLGGQGAAPGAGGGPGGGPGPGPCLRRELKLLESIFHRGHERFRIASACLDELSCEFLLAGAGGAGAGAAPGPHLPPRGSVPGDPVRIHCNITESYPAVPPIWSVESDDPNLAAVLERLVDIKKGNTLLLQHLKRIISDLCKLYNLPQHPDVEMLDQPLPAEQCTQEDVSSEDEDEEMPEDTEDLDHYEMKEEEPAEGKKSEDDGIGKENLAILEKIKKNQRQDYLNGAVSGSVQATDRLMKELRDIYRSQSFKGGNYAVELVNDSLYDWNVKLLKVDQDSALHNDLQILKEKEGADFILLNFSFKDNFPFDPPFVRVVSPVLSGGYVLGGGAICMELLTKQGWSSAYSIESVIMQISATLVKGKARVQFGANKSQYSLTRAQQSYKSLVQIHEKNGWYTPPKEDG, from the exons ATGCAGCAGCCGCAGCCGCAGGGGCAGCAGCAGCCGGGGCCGGGGCAGCAGCTGGGGGGCCAGGGGGCGGCGCCGGGGGCCGGGGGCGGCCCAGGGGGGGGCCCGGGGCCGGGGCCCTGCCTGAGGCGAGAGCTGAAGCTGCTCGAGTCCATCTTCCACCGCGGCCACGAGCGCTTCCGCATTGCCAGCGCCTGCCTGGACGAGCTGAGCTGCGAGTTCCTGCTGGCTGGGGCCGGAGGGGCCGGGGCGGGGGCCGCGCCCGGACCGCATCTCCCCCCACGGGGGTCGGTGCCTGGGGATCCTGTCCGCATCCACTGCAACATCACG GAGTCATACCCTGCTGTGCCCCCCATTTGGTCGGTGGAGTCTGATGACCCTAACTTGGCTGCTGTCTTGGAGAGGCTGGTGGACATAAAGAAAGGGAATACTCTG CTATTGCAGCATCTGAAGAGGATCATCTCCGACCTGTGTAAACTCTATAACCTCCCTCAGCATCCAGATGTGGAGATGCTGGATCAACCCTTGCCAGCAGAGCAG TGCACACAGGAAGACGTGTCTTCagaagatgaagatgaggagATGCCTGAG GACACAGAAGACTTAGATCActatgaaatgaaagaggaagaGCCGGCTGAGGGCAAGAAATCTGAAGATGATGGCATTGGAAAAGAAAACTTGGCCATcctagagaaaattaaaaagaaccagAGGCAAGATTACTTAAAT GGTGCAGTGTCTGGCTCGGTGCAGGCCACTGACCGGCTGATGAAGGAGCTCAGGGATATATACCGATCACAGAGTTTCAAAGGCG GAAACTATGCAGTCGAACTCGTGAATGATAGTCTGTATGATTGGAATGTCAAACTCCTCAA AGTTGACCAGGACAGCGCTTTGCACAATGATCTCCAGATCctcaaagagaaagaaggagctGACTTCATTCTACTTAACTTTTCCTTTAAA gataACTTTCCCTTTGACCCACCATTTGTCAGGGTTGTGTCTCCAGTCCTCTCTGGAGG GTATGTTCTGGGCGGAGGGGCCATCTGCATGGAACTTCTCACCAAACAG GGCTGGAGCAGTGCCTACTCCATAGAGTCAGTGATCATGCAGATCAGTGCCACACTGGTGAAGGGGAAAGCACGAGTGCAGTTTGGAGCCAACAAA TCTCAATACAGTCTGACAAGAGCACAGCAGTCCTACAAGTCCTTGGTGCAGATCCACGAAAAAAACG gCTGGTACACACCCCCAAAGGAAGATGGCTAA